The following nucleotide sequence is from Oncorhynchus clarkii lewisi isolate Uvic-CL-2024 chromosome 6, UVic_Ocla_1.0, whole genome shotgun sequence.
CCTCTGATGTTGTCCTCTCCAAAAATATTGCTTAACATTTGGTAGAATCCGTTAGCCGCCCTTCTGAAACTATTCTGGTTGGTGGAATCTTTCCGGCTTCTGGCCGTCTCTGCACAAAGCAAAGACGCGAAGAGCAGCAACAGAATGAGGTGCGGTTTCATTCCCTTCATATTTCAGACGTCCAATACTACTCCAGTCGTGAATTGTATTAAATTGGGTCCGTTTAAATACAGATTAACTATTAGCTGCCAGTAAGGACACCTCCGTAGCGGAGTGATGACGGTGATCCCGGAAGAAACACCGTTATGAAGTCAGCAAGAATAATGCCGCATTCACGTGCTAGTCGCAAATAGAAAACTCGGAAATGTCCGACTTGCTGATTTGAACGCAGcacgtgtataactacaaccagttagcaagtctgACATTTCCAAGTTAAGTAGTTCCGACTAGTACATGAACGCGGCATAGTTAAACCCCTGCCGGGTCACTAAATTAATACCGGTAATTAAGGCGCAAATGATGGAAAATATTCACAATGGCTTTACAAGTGGGATGCACAGTTGAGCGCTACATCTCGAGGGGTTCGTGCTGATTGTACGGAGATTGTGACAGCCAGTAAAATCGCGTCCCTTGAGAGGGTAAGAACAGGATGTTTGTCAGGAGAAGTTCAGTATTATCATAATAAGGAGACGTATACTTGTAATATGGAGGAAgaattgggaggggggggggcagttttgaatgtatgtactgtacaagTGTACAAGTGTACTGTACAAGTGTACTGTACAAGTGTACAAGtgtactgtacagttgaagtcggaagtttacatacacgtagattggagtcattaaaactcgtttttcaaccactccacaaatttcttgttaacaaactatagttttcgcaagttggttaggacatctactttgtgcatgacacaagtcatttttccaacaattgtaaacagacagattatttcacttataattcactgtatcacaattcgtgttccaaatggacaatgaccccatgcatacttccaaagttatggcaaaatggcttaaggacaacaaagtcaagttattggagtggccatcaatacctgacctcaatcccatagaaaatttgtgggcagaacaaaAAAGTGTGtggagcaaggaggcttacaaacctgactcagttataccagctctgtaaggaggaatgggccaaaattaacccaacttattgtgggaagcttatggaaggctacctgaaaacccaagtttgacccaagttaaacaatttaaaggcaatgctactaaatactaattgagtgtatgtaaacttctgacccactgggaatgtgatgaaagaaataaaagctgaaataaataattctctctactattattctgacatttcacattcttaaaataaattggtgatcccaactgacctaagacagggaatctttactaggattatatgtcaggaattgtggaaaaactgagtttaaatgtatttggctaaggtgtatgtaaacttctgacttaaactgtatatatatatatattcttattttagggggggggggggggggttgcctgtttagcatgttattttggcattaatatgtgtcacatcaGCAAGCAAAcaacatactatatatatatatatatatcattgagttaataaagctgcatataAAAACATGGTAACTTttctgttttcttgagtaaggcagctccaaaatgaagGTGTTTCAGCCTCGCTcagctttctgtggtggtggagcaagccagcagaaaatatggagcgATGGagtggctcagtgttctgtcaatcatggggacactacgtcactgccAAGTCTAATGGTAGAGCTATTACAATTCTAGCCCGTTGGGTGCTGCtgtagagttacattagaagtgcccatccaagaaggctcaaggtcattggccacagataaaaggatgtcaaatcacattatatgtacagtagctttgattggactgatcatgtcaacatcatactttcaaaatcttagctagcagtcatgaATCAAGtggacaatctactggcaaattatttttaatccttgtcatatgaagagaaataataaaGATAAATTATAGAGAAACGTATTAGTggtcatcggccattggacaaacattacacaacaagttggaaatcgctaattcaacaatgagtggtttggaaggaatcagtgactgcaagcattgcaaagcaatcactagcctatTATTCAGTGGAGTGCCTGTGTGGTCCCATATCTGGGATTAAGgagctcttttccaagtttaaaattatAAAAATTCAACAtttgaagcatgatttgtgccgcgctcaaTACAACTTAATTCGGAACTGCGAAAACTTGACATAAGTTCAAGAGAACAGGGAAGTCTGGAATAAACGAGCTCCGACTTGGAAAagacgttttgaacggtcatccaactcggaattgtaaatccggcctctttctagagctacgacctgaaaaGCAATGATGTCATCACGATTCAACCTTTttctcagagttcccagttgttttgaaaacaccttaaatccagagaatgccagactttggtgacaaaatttgcccacaaagaaCTGCctcgccaccttcctgttcaagtgagcacagcaccacaacatgacatcaaaaatgtattgtatgctgctgcacaAATTATATAATTTGCCAGGGAGatatttatactgtagctaagaaagtaatactatagggttgtgtagtaagctgttagtagcccgtatgcctcaccctaataatttggtatatTTACCCTTCTCAATTTCACCTGCTGTTCTGACTTGGTAcactatagcctgttttagagaaatgttatcatcgaatattgtaagagctttcattgtctgcttatatgccccctttatttgtcctactgttctgacttgttgtacagggttagaacactgtaagaacgacCCATGTTTCCGAATTCTGTcgatgtacatttcaaaagtgctaaacaaatagctATGTtgacgtccgtcctagctcgctcattcaTTTCTTAATCGAAATGAcgcttatccgcttgtcgtccccttatgccatagtttataCAGCTCAATTGTTATTAGAAACCacgttattatttttttaaaggcaaaATGAGGTAAATGAGGCttaatgaactgtttcgctgccagacaaggctccgcggatagccaggtgtagcagtggtaagatgttgggactctgctgttgggacagctttatgtaggccctaacagtttgtgggcacagtttggcaccgttatagtgcaattaatgtattgtttagtgttgtgttgtgtagtggctttgctggcatgcatcccacttttctTTTgcaccaccaagatttacatgctaaattCACCACTGGTGCTGTGGAATCGGAATGGAACCAGAAGTGGTCTTTGTTTTTTTGCTGGTCTGAAGGAGCAGATACTCCGTGTTAAACGAATTGGGGCAAGAGATGTGAATTGTTTTGCTCGCAAGGCAATTTAGTTGGCATTTccatatgtccccattaccagtaaaacataatcaaaacctctttctttcacttacttactgtgctgtttcattgttcatttgttcagtctcaaccaggatttaatcatacatgtcaagcagtgaagtttcagctctatCTGttcgtggcctctcttcctctgtgcttcactgtcactgtgtccatttccatcttgtccagctgtgtctaacatttcacgtaaaccctgtttcttgactgcatcgaagtagcggtccttgtacctagcatcgagcatggtggcgacacagtaaagaggctcagagagaatgccaccgaatcgTTTGTTCACAGCCTCAATTACTTTTGCAAGTTTTAACCCCATGGTCTGTGTATCACGTctgggtatcacgtctgctgcagacacagttgatgagcttatttctccagtcagttgtttGAATGGAGCTAGTTGTGTGTTCATCTTTCCAAGTTTCAAACAtcttctcaaatgccattgaaatagcagcagtggtatgagaaccagcacattcttgagcatgcaatacggctttcctcagtacgaGATCCTCGtcaacccactgtgctgtcagactcagcatggtcatggggctgacatcgctggtccacATGTCAGTCGTGtcgctaatagcagtgacgcccatagcaagtagctcaaatactgtgtaactccggtagggcaacatctgaaaaatagcgcctacTTGGCATTGTGTGCCAGGGCTcgaggtgctcgaccagtcggcgaaagccaacatcatccacgacagagaatggttgattgtcaagggcaatgaattccattatcttggcattaatggatttcaccttttgagttgtctcgctgaaatgttcttactctttcaaatgactgctggacTTGAACTTGTTTATTTGGAAGTGTGCGCTTAgtatttttctgcttttgttctgtgtagcGCTGTATTTTCTGTGGCGTCAtgacgtcatctacctacgttatataggtatgcacgtcatctacctacattatataggtatgcacgtcatctccctacattatataggtatgcacgtcatctccctacattatataggtatgcacgtcatctacctacattatataggtatgtacatcatctacctacgttatatatgcacgtcagctttgacatcagttttgcacatcggtgttaaactagacatcgggtcGATTCCGATAGCGGcattttttagctaatatcggtcGATTCTGATATGCTCactgatatatcgtgcatccacagttgttacaggtgtcaagcttatgggcatgtggcagcagtgtgtagtagggaggttcctaggtgtgagaagtgtgcagaagggtatgagacaaaggaatgtgtagcactGGTGAAAGTAGTgatatgtgttaattgtaggggtgctcatggggctggggatcagaaatgacCTGTGCAAAaaagaggcaggttgaggtttccagggttagagtagagcagaagttgtcatatgctgaggcagtgaagaaagtagaggaagatgggtcaagggggagggatcctgagaggagtggtgtgagtaatagatctgtaccagtacagaggtaTAAACCAACaatatgtttcagtaagattggatttttagcaCTTGGTTATCAACTGTACATCCCTTTTACCCACGAGattctttaaaataaaaaagCTGTGCAATATTCAGCATGTTTatgaatatacactaccgttcaaaagtttggggtcacttagaaatgtcattgtttttgaaagaaaagcttttttttcccattaaaataacaaattgatcagaaatacagtgtagacattgttaatgttgtaaaggcctattgtagctggaaacgactgatttttaatggaatatctacataggcttacagaggcccattatcagcaaccatcacacctgtgttccaatggcacattatgttagctaatccaagtttatcattttaaaaggctaattgatcattggaaaacccttttgcaattatgttagcacagctgaaaaaacTGTTGTAttggttaaagaagcaataaaactggccttctttagactagttgagtatctggagcatcagcatttaatGGTTCCattataggctcaaaatggccagaaacaaatacctttcttctgaaacacgtcagtctattcttgttctgagaaatgaaggctattccatgtgagaaattgccaagaaactgaagatcttgtacaacgctgtgtactactaccttcacagaacagcacaaactgcctctaaccagaatagaaagaggagtgggaggccccggtgcacaactgagaaagaggacaagtacattagaatcTAGTTTGATAAACAGACGCCTcagaagtcctcaactggcagcttcattaaattgtacccgcaaaacaccagtctcaacgtcaacattgaagaggcgactccgggatgctggacttctaggcagagttacaaagaaaaaaagccatatctctgactggccaataaaattaaaagattaagatgggcaaaagaacgcagacactgaacagaggaagattggaaaaaagtgttatggacagacaaatctaagtttgaggttttcggatcacaaagaagaacattcctgagacgcagaaaaaatgaaaagatgctggaggagtgcttgatgccaactgtcaaacatggtggaggcaatgtgatggtctgggggtgctttggtggtggtaaagtgggagatttgtgcagggtaaaagggatcttcactccattttgcaacgccataccctgtggatggcgcttaattggagcctacaacaggacaatgacccaaagcacagctccaaactaggCAATAACTATTTAAGGAAGACGCAGTCAACTGGTATTCTATCTATagtggagtggccagcacagtcaccggatctcaaccctattcagctgttgtgggagcagcttgaccgtatggtacgtaagaagtgcccatcaagccaattcaaattgtgggaggtgcttcaggaagcatggggtgaaatctcttcagattacctcaaaaaattgacaactagaatgccaaaggtctgcaaggctatAATTGCCCCCACCAATTGTTTTTCCAACAAAAATGGGGATAGGGAAATGTAACCCTCTTACATTCATAGACAGCACTCTATATACAAAGACTGACAGTCATAACATCCACATGATATTAACATTTTGAAGATATTGGTTGTTTACATTCTTGTCGTTAGTAAACAACAGTTTCAGTTGTGCATTACAAAGTTACATATGTCAGAAAGGAATAGGGTAGGCTGTATTAATTCAAATGACCATTGAACAGATTCCAAGATTGCAGGCTGTTCTTTTAACCAAGAGCAGTGACCTACCTGATGGGTATGTCCTCTTGATAGTTGTCTCTTCGATCTTCGAACAAACCCATTTTACACAAAAGGCATTGTTACGCGTTCTCAGACATTAACATTAGCAGACGGTCttctccagagtgacttacagttagtgcattcgaCTTAAAGCTCAAGTCCTTAGTtgatacatccatttttggatttaGAAATTATTTAGaaatacccattgattcttgaagaatataaaactTTAAATGCGTCATTAtaaggctcccgagtggtgcagcggtctaaggcactgcatctcagtacgaGAGGCGTcagtacagaccctggtttgatcccgggcctgtatcacaaccggatgtgatcgggagtcccatagggtggggcacaattggcccagcgtcgtccgggttaatagagggtttggccgtcattgtaaaatacatttttttcttaactgacttgcatagttaaaaaaaggttaaataaaaaaaatagcttagttcaactgtcataccacttcagaacccaaaatataagcttgttttactccaatgtttgtaaacaactgAAATATGAACACTGCATagactcaaaacatggttaaaacttgCATCCATAACTCAGTCTATGAATCTgactggttacatttctccaggcccttCCCTCAGTTGTTTACTAAAAACAGTGGTAGGGTGACGCTTTGTTaatgtttcaactgctgattatAGCTTTAAGACAGCTcagtgagacaaccacatatcagtctTAGTAAGTACATTTTACCTCAAAGTAGTCAGCAAGGTCAGTGCTAGAAACGACAAGTGCAAATGCTTGTTTgttattgattttattttttgggggggcgtGGCTGTGGGATTTAATCAAGACATCTAGTGAAGTAGGTTTTCAGTCATTTTCATTTGGGGGAAGCTTGTTCCACCATTTGGGTGCCAGGgaagagaagagctttgactggtaTGAGCGAGAGCCAGCCCCTCATAGGGATGGGGGGGCCACATAGGGATGGgggggccaagagaccagaggtggcagaatggaATGCTCggattggggtgtagggtttgagcatagcctgaaggtagggaggggcagttccccttGTTGCTCTGTAGGCAAGCACCAGGGTATTGAAGAGGATGTATGCTTCGACTGGGAACCAGGGGAGAGTGCGTTATTGTTAATATTCCTTCTGTGAGTTTGTAGATGTCTTTTCAGACTTGATGCTAATTTCAAGTGAGTTCCACACATATGACACTGAACCCCCTCCCCTGTGTGGGTCCTCATATGCACTGTCAGGTTTCCCTTCAGACCGAAGCATCTGCCACATTTGTTGCAGCGATGTGGTTTCTCCTCTGTGTGAGTCATCATATGCTTTGTCAGGGTTCCCTTCTCCACGAAGCATCTGCCACATTCTTTGCACCGAAATGGTTTCTCCCCGGTGTGAGTTCTCGTGTGCTTTATCAAGTCTGACTCACGGTAGAAGGCTTTGTCACATTCTTTGCACGGATGCGATTTCTCCCCAGTGTGAATTCGCCGATGCAGTTTCAGACTTGCTTTTGTCGTCACACATTTTCCACAAAAATCACATTTAAAAACTAGCCCTTTATGAGTATCCGTGTGATTTTTCAGGCTTTTCTTGTGAAAAAAACGCTTGCCACATTCGGTGCAGCCATGTTGTCTCTCCTCCATGTGAATCTTCATGTGCCTCCTCAGGGAGCAGTTCATGGCAAAACAGTGTCCACATGCGTCACACATGTATGGTCTGTCTTTACTGTGCCGGCTTTGCCGATGCCTTTTCAGACTACGCTCATTCGCCAAGCATTTCCCGCACACATCACATATCAGATCAGGCAACTCACTGGTTTCTTTTCTTGGCCGTCCTCTTCTTCGCTTTGATTTAAGAGGCTTTAACCCTGACAGTGATATTCTCTTCTCCACTCCATCCATTTTTCCTTTATGACTTccactgttgtcactgtctgcATTTACTTCAGAGGGGGGCTCATAATCACTGGTTGATTCGGACTCACCGTAGCTCTCTCCGTCAGATTCTGTTTGGTTCTCTTCAGTTATGATGTTGAAAGAGTCCCATATAGACTCTTCTGCATCAGACTCCACTGGACCCAGACCAGGGGTCCATTCCTGCTGCTCTGGGTTAATCTCCTCTTCAGTGAGACTGAActgctggaggactggagggaatGAGAAAGGATGACATTTGATTAAACCGTAAACACTGAAAAGAGACAAG
It contains:
- the LOC139411897 gene encoding zinc finger protein 771-like, with amino-acid sequence MSKLQLLNVILKEKLTSVPLEISVAVQKTMTEYLEEIFRLKRANARLRKVLDLVFKPEIKLHRLAVLQQFSLTEEEINPEQQEWTPGLGPVESDAEESIWDSFNIITEENQTESDGESYGESESTSDYEPPSEVNADSDNSGSHKGKMDGVEKRISLSGLKPLKSKRRRGRPRKETSELPDLICDVCGKCLANERSLKRHRQSRHSKDRPYMCDACGHCFAMNCSLRRHMKIHMEERQHGCTECGKRFFHKKSLKNHTDTHKGLVFKCDFCGKCVTTKASLKLHRRIHTGEKSHPCKECDKAFYRESDLIKHTRTHTGEKPFRCKECGRCFVEKGTLTKHMMTHTEEKPHRCNKCGRCFGLKGNLTVHMRTHTGEGVQCHMCGTHLKLASSLKRHLQTHRRNINNNALSPGSQSKHTSSSIPWCLPTEQQGELPLPTFRLCSNPTPQSEHSILPPLVSWPPHPYVAPPSL